One segment of Bacteroides caecimuris DNA contains the following:
- a CDS encoding adenosylcobalamin-dependent ribonucleoside-diphosphate reductase, which produces MEKQIYSYEEAYEESLRYFQGDELAARVWVNKYAVKDSFGNIYEKSPEDMHWRIANEVARIESKYPNALTAKELYDLLDHFKYIVPQGSPMTGIGNDYQVASLSNCFVIGVDGAADSYGAIIKIDEEQVQLMKRRGGVGHDLSHIRPKGSPVKNSALTSTGLVPFMERYSNSTREVAQDGRRGALMLSVSIKHPDSEAFIDAKMTEGKVTGANVSVKLDDAFMQAAVDEKPYVQQYPIDSVQPTFTKEIDASTLWKKIVHNAWKSAEPGVLFWDTIIRESVPDCYADLGYRTVSTNPCGEIPLCPYDSCRLLAINLYSYVVNPFKPDAYFDFDLFQKHVTLAQRIMDDIIDLELEKIERIMAKIDEDPENEEVKYAERTLWEKIYKKSGQGRRTGVGITAEGDMLAALGLRYGTEEATEFSEKVHKTVALGAYRSSVEMAKERGAFEIYDNEREQNNPFIQRLAAADPKLYEDMKKYGRRNIACLTIAPTGTTSLMTQTTSGIEPVFLPVYKRRRKVNPNDTNVHVDFVDETGDAFEEYIVFHHKFVTWMEANGYDPSKRYTQEEIDELVAKSPYYKATSNDVDWLMKVKMQGRIQKWVDHSISVTINLPNDVDEDLVNRLYVEAWKSGCKGCTVYRDGSRSGVLISTKSNKDKKEGLPPCKPPTVVEVRPRILEADVVRFQNNKEKWVAFVGLLDGHPYEIFTGLQDDDEGILLPKSVTCGRIIKNVDEDGTKRYDFQFENKRGYKTTIEGLSEKFNKEYWNYAKLISGVLRYRMPIEQVIKLVGSLQLNSESINTWKNGVERALKKYVQDGTEAKGKKCPNCGNETLVYQEGCLICTTCGASRCG; this is translated from the coding sequence GTGGAAAAACAGATTTATTCTTACGAAGAAGCCTATGAAGAATCTTTACGATATTTTCAAGGCGACGAGCTTGCTGCAAGGGTTTGGGTAAACAAATACGCAGTAAAGGATTCTTTCGGCAATATCTATGAAAAATCCCCGGAAGACATGCATTGGAGAATTGCAAATGAAGTGGCACGCATAGAATCAAAATATCCGAATGCGTTGACAGCAAAAGAGCTGTATGATTTATTGGATCATTTCAAGTACATCGTTCCCCAAGGTAGCCCGATGACAGGAATCGGTAATGACTACCAGGTTGCTTCACTGTCCAACTGCTTTGTTATCGGAGTGGACGGCGCAGCCGACTCTTATGGCGCTATCATCAAAATCGATGAAGAACAGGTGCAACTAATGAAAAGACGCGGTGGTGTAGGTCACGATTTATCACACATCCGCCCGAAAGGTTCTCCCGTTAAAAACTCGGCGTTGACTTCTACCGGTCTTGTTCCATTCATGGAACGCTATTCGAATTCCACTCGTGAAGTAGCTCAAGACGGACGTCGCGGTGCATTGATGTTGAGCGTGTCTATCAAGCATCCGGATTCGGAAGCATTCATTGATGCCAAGATGACCGAAGGTAAAGTGACCGGAGCAAACGTTTCTGTCAAGTTGGACGACGCTTTCATGCAGGCTGCCGTAGACGAAAAGCCGTATGTACAGCAATATCCAATCGACTCAGTCCAGCCTACATTCACCAAGGAAATCGACGCTTCTACCTTGTGGAAGAAAATCGTTCATAATGCATGGAAATCGGCAGAACCGGGCGTTTTGTTCTGGGATACAATTATCCGCGAATCTGTGCCTGATTGTTATGCAGACCTGGGGTACAGAACAGTATCTACCAATCCATGCGGAGAAATACCTCTATGTCCTTACGATTCTTGCCGCTTACTGGCTATCAATCTATATTCTTATGTGGTAAATCCGTTCAAACCAGATGCTTATTTTGATTTCGACCTGTTCCAAAAACACGTGACTCTCGCTCAACGGATTATGGACGATATTATCGACCTCGAACTAGAGAAGATCGAACGTATCATGGCCAAGATTGACGAAGATCCGGAAAACGAAGAGGTAAAATATGCGGAACGTACACTTTGGGAGAAAATATACAAGAAGAGCGGACAGGGTCGTCGCACCGGAGTAGGTATCACTGCAGAAGGGGATATGCTTGCTGCTTTAGGATTGCGCTACGGTACGGAAGAAGCAACGGAATTCTCTGAAAAAGTACACAAGACAGTAGCTCTCGGTGCCTATCGTTCTTCAGTGGAGATGGCGAAAGAGCGTGGTGCTTTCGAGATATACGATAACGAACGCGAACAGAACAATCCGTTCATCCAACGCCTGGCAGCAGCTGATCCGAAACTATATGAGGACATGAAGAAATACGGTCGCCGCAACATTGCCTGCCTTACGATTGCCCCCACCGGAACGACCAGTTTGATGACTCAGACCACTTCGGGTATCGAGCCTGTATTCCTACCTGTGTACAAACGTAGAAGAAAGGTGAACCCGAACGATACGAATGTACATGTAGACTTTGTAGACGAAACAGGGGACGCATTTGAAGAATACATCGTATTCCATCATAAATTTGTTACCTGGATGGAAGCTAACGGATACGATCCGTCCAAACGTTACACTCAGGAAGAGATTGACGAACTGGTTGCCAAATCTCCTTATTACAAAGCGACTTCTAATGATGTCGACTGGTTGATGAAGGTGAAGATGCAGGGAAGAATCCAAAAATGGGTAGACCACTCTATCAGCGTCACCATCAATCTGCCGAACGATGTGGACGAGGATTTAGTAAATCGCCTATATGTAGAGGCATGGAAATCAGGCTGTAAAGGTTGTACCGTATATCGTGACGGTTCACGTTCAGGAGTACTGATTTCTACGAAATCGAATAAAGACAAAAAAGAAGGACTTCCTCCTTGCAAACCGCCTACGGTTGTAGAGGTACGTCCGAGAATATTGGAAGCAGACGTTGTCCGTTTCCAGAACAACAAGGAAAAATGGGTAGCTTTTGTCGGATTATTAGACGGACACCCTTATGAAATATTCACTGGTTTGCAAGATGATGACGAAGGGATCTTGCTGCCTAAGAGCGTAACTTGCGGACGTATCATCAAAAATGTGGATGAAGACGGCACCAAACGTTACGACTTCCAATTCGAGAACAAACGCGGATATAAGACGACCATTGAAGGATTGTCAGAGAAGTTCAACAAAGAATACTGGAACTATGCAAAATTGATTTCCGGTGTGCTTCGCTACCGGATGCCGATTGAGCAGGTTATCAAACTGGTTGGCTCTCTGCAATTGAACAGTGAAAGTATCAACACTTGGAAAAACGGCGTAGAACGTGCATTGAAGAAGTATGTTCAGGATGGAACGGAAGCCAAAGGTAAGAAGTGCCCGAACTGTGGCAACGAGACATTGGTTTATCAGGAAGGCTGTCTGATTTGTACGACTTGCGGTGCTTCCAGATGTGGATAA